The Thermotoga caldifontis AZM44c09 genomic interval CCTTGTCACGTTGAAGTACTGACCGACCTCTTCGAGCGTTTTGGCCTTGCCATCGAGCAGTCCATAGCGCATCTTCAGCACCATCGCTTCCCTGGGGTTCAGGGTCTTCAGAACCTTTTCCAGCTCTTCCCTTATGAGCATCCTCATGGCTTCCTTCTTTGGAGAGGCTATGCTTTCGTCGGCGATGAAGTCTCCCATCACGGAATCTTCGTCTTCACCAACTGGAGACTCCAGAGAAACAGTTTCACGTGACGCCTGCAGCACTTCTTCGATCTTTTCTACAGGTTTGTTCATCAGCTTGGCGAGCTCTTCCACCGTTGGCTGTTCACCGTACTTCTGATAGTACTCCCTGCTAACCCTGTTCAGCTTGTTGATCGTTTCGACCATGTGCACCGGGATCCTTATGGTCCTCGCTTGATCGGCGATCGCGCGCGTGATCGCCTGCCTGATCCACCAAGTTGCGTAGGTGCTGAACTTGTAACCCTTCCTCCAGTCGAATTTTTCTACGGCTTTGAGCAAACCGATGTTGCCCTCCTGAATGAGGTCGAGGAAAGAGAGGCCGCGGCCAATGTAACGTTTGGCTATACTCACCACCAACCGCAGGTTGGACTCAATGAGTTTTTTCTTGGCCCTCTCGTTTCCCATCTGGGCGCGCCTCGCGAGTTCCCTCTCCTGCGACGGTGTGAGCAACGGTATCTTCCCGATCTCCCTCAGGTACATCTTTATCGGATCTTTGAGGGACACGTTGTCGTAGACCTCGGGACCTTCTTCTTCCACGGCCGAGATGCCTTCAACTTCAGACTCGATCTCGTCAAGAGACTCCGGCTCGGAGTCCTGGATCGTTATCTTGTTCTTTTCCAGTTCTTCGTAGATCCTCTCGATCAATGAAGAATCGAAGCCGTCGTAATCCGGCGGGAAAGCGCGGTCTATATCATCGTAGGTGATGAATCCTTTCCTTTTACCGAGCCTGATGAGGTTCTTGATCTTTTTCTCTATCTCCTCCGGGCTGAGTACCTTGGCGGGTTTTTCTTCTTTCTCATCGTAGAGCGCCTTTTCTTCCTGCTCTACCATCTTTTCCTTTTCAGGTTCCACCTCGATCACCTCCCAGTGATCTGAGTTGAGAAACCAGCTCAAGCCGTTTTTTCAAGAGGAGGCTACGTTCTTCGTCGTTCTGACAAGAAGTCAGTTTACTGTCGATTTGTGACAATTCCCTTTCAACAGCTTTTCTCGCAAAACGCCTTTTCACGTCGCTCAGCATCTTGTTCGGATCGCCTTCGGGTATCTTTGCCAGCACTCTGAACGCGTATTCTCTCAAGTCTGTATCCAGCTCGGACAGATCCCTGTTTTCGCGCAAGAAGGATAGCAACCTTTTCGTTCTCTCGGAAAGGAGCTGTGGATCTATCTCATCGATCTCGTTCCTCAATTCTTCATGCGTTATGTACAGATAGACTATGTAGTCTTCTTCGTTCGGGAGTGTGGCCTCAACGATCGGTGTGACCGGCTTGCTCTGGAGTCTGAACATCTCACCTACTTGTGCTGTAGAAAGCCTTGTCCTTTTTGAAACGGCTTCAACCAACTTTTCGTACCTGTCCATCCTCCTGTCTCTCAGCAGAATCTGAGCCCAAATTTTGAGTGTGCCGATGTATTTTTCAAGGCCCGCACTGGTTGAGACGTTGAAGAATTTCTCGTAGACCTCCACCAGGTAATCTTCGAAAGGAATCGACCCTGAAAGGAGTTTTTTCAAGAACTCGGGCCCGTATTTCTTGTAGACATCGTCTGGGTCCTTTTCGGGCAACCTCAGGATCGCAACGTCAAAAGAAGCTTCGAGCAGAACTTTCAAAGATCTCAACGTCGCTTTGACACCAGCATCGTCGTTGTCGAAGCTCAGAATCACGTTCTTTGTCAGAGGCACGAGCTTCGTTATGTGTTCCCTCGTCAAACTGGTGCCGAGAACCGCAACCGCGTTGGTCACACCGGCCCTGTGGAAGGCCAGGGCGTCGAAGTAACCTTCGCAGATCACGGCAAAGTCCAGAGCTTTGATGGCCTTCTTTGCCTTATCCAGCATGAACAGCACCGTCTTTTTTGAGAAAAACTTCGTCTCGGGAGAGTTCATGTACTTGGGTTCTCGATCGTCTAGGCTCCTGCCTGCGAGAGCAACTATTTTGCCGTTCTCGTCCCTTATGGGCAGTATCAATCTGTTTTCAAAGAGGTCCACACCCGTGCTCGGTCTGTAGAGCCCATACTGCAACGCTTTCTCGTCCGGCAAGGACATGGCCCGTGCCACCCTTTGGGCGATACGGGAGTTCTGGGGACTGAAGCCGAATTCGAAAGACCTCACTTCTTCCTCGGAAAATCCCCTCCTGATGAGGTACTCAACGACGGGCCTGTGCTGTTCGAGCTGTTTCCTGTACTCCGTGAAAACCCTCGTGAGGTACTCTACGTAGACGTCTTTTTCCGAACGACCTGAGGATACTTTGAGCTCTATTCCCGCCATTTTGGCGAGCCTTTCCAGAGCTTCCTGGAAAGAGATGTGTTCTATTTCCTGAAGGAACTTGATCGCATCGCCAGCCGCTCCGCAACCAAAACAGTGGTACAGCTTCAGGTCTGGATTCACGAAAAAAGATGGGGTCTTTTCAGTGTGAAACGGACACAACCCCCTGTAGCTGGAACCCACCTTTTGTAGAGAGACGTACTGGGAAACGAGCTCGACGATGTCGACAGACTTTTTGATCCTTTCTATGAGATCCCTGTTCACCATCGTGAGGTTACTCGCGGAAGCTTCACCGGTCTTGTTTGACTGGCGAATGAACGAAACGGTTCAAAGGGGGCACAGGCCCCCAACGGTTTCATCTCTTGGAGTACTGAGGAGCCCTGCGGGCTTTCTTCAGTCCGTACTTCTTCCTCTCCACCATCCTCGGGTCTCTCGTGAGCATGCCCTTCTCTCTCAACGTTGGTCTCAAGTTCTCATCGAACTGCACGAGCGCCCTCGCAAGCCCCAACCTCACTGCACCAGCCTGTCCGGAAAGTCCTCCACCCCTGACGTTGATCATCACGTCGAACTTTCCAACCATGTTCGTCACAACGAGCGGTTCCATCGCGTGCTTGGCTCTCACCGTGTCTTTAAAATACTCTTCTGCGTTTGAGTATTCCTTGTCGTTTATGATGAGCTTTCCATTACCAGGTTTCAGATACACACGGGCGACGGAAGTCTTCCTTCTACCAACGCCATGGTAAATGACCTGTTCGGTAGCGACGGCCATCGTTCACCCTCCCATCATATTTCGATCGGTATTGGCTTTTGAGCTTCGTGGGGGTGTTTATCAGAAGCGTACACTTTGAGCCTCTTCAGGTACCTGTCTCCAAGTGCTCTCTTGGGCAACATTCTTTTCACTGCCAGGTATATCAACCTTTCGGGATGTGTCTGGAGCAGTTGCCTCGCCGTTTGCATCTTCAATCCACCTGGATAATTGCTGTGGCGGTAATAGATCTTCTGATCGAGTTTCTTACCCGTCAGGACGACCTTGTCCGCGTTGATGACCACCACGTAGTTGCCGTTGTCAACGCCTGGGAAGAACGTCGGTTCGTTCTTTCCCATCAAATACTTGGCTATCTGACTCGCAAGCCTACCAAGTACTTTCCCGGACGCGTCGACCAGATACCATTTTCCTCCAGCGTTCCTCACGATCGTGGTTTTCTGTATCGGTAAAGGGCGTGCCATTTTCTGTCCCTCCTCATTGTTCCTGTGGAATGACCTTTACGAACTTTCTGTTCCTTCTCTCGTAAAACTTGACAATCCCATCCTTGAGAGCAAAGAGTGTGAAATCCCTGCCGCAACCCACGTTCTCTCCCGGATGGATCTTGGTTCCTCTCTGCCTCACGATTATGTTACCAGCTCTGACCAACTGACCGTCTCCAACCTTCACCCCAAGGTACTTCGGATTGCTGTCCCTGTTACCTATCGAACCGCTCTTCCTACGACCGAACAACTGTATGTCGATTTTCATCGATCTTCACCTCCACCGACAAGTTTTGTGGGTACTGCGACCTGATGTTATCAACGCTTCGATAGAGTTCTTCGATCAAAAGATCCGACATTTCGCTCGGCTGAGCCAGTTCTACTTTCAACCTTGCTGGTCCCTTTTCAACGATGGCCCCACAGCGTTCGGCGAGCATTCTTGCCGTGTGCTGTGCCAATGCGCTCACGGCCGCACAGACGATGTCTCTTCCCTTGGCATCGAATTCGCTGTGACCTTCAAAAGAGAAGGAGACGTAGTGGCCGTTCACCGAAGTGAACCTCGCCTTTATCACGAGCCCTCACCAACGTTGATCTTCTCGATCCTGACCAGAGTGTACCACTGTCTGTGTCCACGCCTTCTTCGAACGTTCTTCTTTGGCCGGTACCTTATCGACATCACCTTTCGGGCTTTCTCGTGTTTCATCACGATGCCTTGAACGCTGCAACCTTCCACGTAAGGCTGACCTATCTTGACTCCCTGGTCTGTAGAGACGTGAACCACACGGTCGAACACGACCGGTTCACCCTCTGCTTGCGGCAGTTTCTCCACCGCCACGATGTCACCTTCACTGACACGGTACTGCTTTCCGCCAGTTTCGATGATCGCGTACACGCACACACCTCCCTGGTAAGACAGGCACTGAAAAACGTAGTTCCACCGAACCGTGGAACCTTTATGACGTTTTTCAAGTGCCGAACGTATGATCAGCACGAGTATTCTATCACCACTATCATTAAGGTTTAGAAAATAAAACTTTACACAAACGTTCCGCACCCCCACGTCTTCGACGCTTCGCCCTGGAAAAATATGAAATTGGAACTTGAAAAATATGAAGATATGCTTTACAATTTTTGTGAGGTGGTCACATGGTGCTCGCAGTGACTCTGATCGTGGCGGGACTTGGATTGCTGATCTTCGGTGCCAGGGTGTTTTTTGCTGTGCTGTTCCTCGCCGCAGGGCTCTATCTCATCATTTCACTTTTGAAGATCAGGATCAGGAACAAAAGAAGGCGAGAGAAAGAACTTTCTTTCCTCAAAGAACAGCTCAGAGACAAGCTCAGTGAGGAAGATTTAGAATGGCTCACGAGCTTTTTCACATCACCGACGGGAAGAAAACTCATCGTCTGGATCGAAGACAAACATGACAACACCACCGTGAGGATCTCGATACCCGTTTCGTTGATCCTGCTTTTGAAACCGTTCCTCAACTCGCTCGCACCGATCGCTGCACGGTTTTTGAACAAGAAGATACCTTTCTCCGTGTCGGAAGAAGATCTGAAGGTCGCGATGAAGTTGATCAATTCTTGTCTTGACGAGATATCAACGTACAGGGGAGACTTCGTCCTCGTCGAAACTGAAACCACAACGGTCAGGATCGGTCTGGTGTGAAAGGGGGGAAATCGATGAGGGATGAACTTTTGAAGCTGTTCAAGCTCGTCAGGGACGGTAAACTGAGTCCAGAGGAAGCGGTGGAGATAGCAGAGACCGTTGGAATCTTTTCACAGCCCCAGGAGATGACGAAGGAAAAATCGTCCAGAAGGATGCTCTACGTTCAGATCAGGAGTCCCAAGGGAGAAAAGGTCGATGTGAAGATCCCTCTGAGTATGGCACAGTTGTTGAAGCTCTCTTTACCTGTCTTCAAAGAGAAGATACCGAACGTCGATGTGGAAAGTATATCGAAGCAACTGGATCAGGTACTTGAAAAACTGGAAGAATTCGAAGGAGACATGGTGAACATATCGAGCGAGGATGGCACAATCGTGCGTGTGTTCGTGGGCTAACGTTGTGGTAAAATTCTCTCCGAAGGATCCTGGAGGTGCAAAAAACATGGACCTCGGTACCCGATACGCTCCCGAAACTATCGAAAGAAAATGGTACGAGTTCTGGCTGAACAAGGGTTACTTCACCCCGACAGGCGTCGGAGAACCTTTCGTCATAGTCATTCCGCCTCCGAACATCACCGGGCGCATCCACATGGGACACGCCCTCAACATAACCCTGCAGGATATACTCGTCCGCTACAAGAGGATGAGAGGTTACGATACCCTCTGGGTTCCTGGGGAAGACCATGCAGGTATAGCGACGCAGAACGCTGTCGAGAAGTACCTTGCTTCACAGGGTTTGACCCGTGAGCAACTCGGCAGGGAAAAGTTCCTGGAAGTCGTGTGGAACTGGGCGAAGAAGTATAGGAAAGAGATCAGGCAGCAGATAGAAACGCTCGGTGCTTCGGTGGACTGGACGAGGGAAAGGTTCACCCTGGACGAGGGTCTTTCCCGTGCAGTTAGGAAAGTCTTCGTCGAGCTCTACAAACGAGGTTTGATCTACAGGGGCAAATACATGGTGAACTGGTGTCCCAGGTGCAAGACGGTGCTGGCGGACGACGAGGTCGAGCACGAAGAGACTCAGGGGAAACTCTATTACGTCAAGTACCCGCTGCTGGACTCACACGATTACATCGTGGTGGCCACCACCCGCCCGGAGACGATGCTGGGCGACACCGCCGTCGCCGTGAATCCGAAAGATGAAAGGTACAAGCACCTGGTAGGTAAGAAGGCGATACTGCCACTGGTGGGCCGTGAACTGCAGATCGTTGCGGACGAATACGTTGATCCAGCGTTCGGCACGGGCGCGGTGAAGATCACTCCCGCCCACGATCCGAACGATTTCGAGGTGGCGAAACGGCACAACTTACCGCTGGTGGACATCTTTGACGATAACGCCGTGGTGAACGAGAATGGAGGTAAATACAAAGGTCTCGACAGATACAGGGCAAGGGAAGCCATAGTCGCGGATCTCGAGGCGGAAGGTTATCTGCTCAAGGTTGAAAACATTGTCCACGCCATCGGTCACTGCTACAGGTGTGAAACGGTGGTAGAACCAAGGCTGATGGACCAGTGGTTCGTCAGGATGAAACCCCTTGCGGAAAAAGCGATCGAAGCGGTTGAAACCGGTGAGGTGAAATTCGTACCAGAAAGATGGAAGAAGGTCTATCTGCACTGGATGTACAACGTGAGGGATTGGTGCATAAGCAGACAGCTCTGGTGGGGTCACAGGATTCCCGTCTGGTACTGCGAAGACTGTGGAGAAACGATCGTCGAGGAAGAGGAACCAAAGGCGTGTCCACGCTGCGGTTCGAACCGTTTGAAACAGGACGAAGACGTGCTCGATACGTGGTTCTCTTCAGCGCTATGGCCGTTCTCAACGCTCGGATGGCCTGAAGAAACGGACGATCTCAAGAGGTATTACCCCACCACGGTACTCGTCACAGGTTTCGACATCATCTTCTTCTGGGTCGCACGGATGATCATGATGGGCTATCATTTCATGGGCGAGAAACCTTTCAGTTACGTGTACATCCACCAGCTGATTCGCGACAAGTTTGGACGGAAGATGAGCAAATCCTTAGGCAACGGTATAGACCCGATAGACATGGCGGAGAAGTACGGGACAGATCCTGTTCGCTTCACGCTCGCCATCCTCGCCGCCCAGGGAGTCGACATAAAACTGGACGAGAGGTACTTCGACACGTACAGAAAGTTTGCGAACAAAATCTGGAACGCCACCAGGTTCGCCCTCATGAACCTCGAAGGGTTCGAACCCATCGAACTGGACGGTCTGGACATCGCAGACAGATGGATCCTTTCGAGGCTCCAGAAAACAACACGGACCGTCACAGAAGCTCTGGAAAGCTACGATTTCAACGTCGCCGCCAAAGCTCTGTACGATTTCTTCTGGGACGAGTTCTGCGACTGGTACATCGAGTGTGCAAAACCGAGGCTGTCCCTTGAAACGAGGAGAATTGTTCAAAACGTGCTGGTCAAGGTCCTCGACGTGAGCTTCAGATTGCTGCATCCCTTCATGCCGTTCCTCTCCGAAGAACTCTGGCAGAAACTTCCCATCGCGAGAGAATCGATCGTGATCGCTCCGTGGCCGGAAGTGGAAGACAACCTCATCGACGAAGAGGCGGAGAAATCCTTCTCGACCATCCAGCAGATCGTCAGGGGCGTGAGGAACATCCGCGCGGAACTGAACGTGCCACCCAAGCAACCTCTCCAACTTTTCGTCGTCGGAAGGCCGCTCTCGAATGAAGAGGAACTCTACGTCAAGAAGCTGGCTTTCGTTGAACAAATTGAACACGTTCCCAGAAAGCCAGAAAGATGCGCGACCGCTTTCGTATCCAGCGAGGTTCATGTCTATGTGAACGTGGAAGGTATGAACATCGAAGAAGAGATCAAACGACTCGAAAAGAACATCTCGAAGCTCGAAGAAGACAGAGAATGGCTCCAGAGAAAACTGTCGGACGAAAACTTCCTGACCCGGGCGCCCGAAGATGCCATCAACGAAGCGAAACAGAAGCTGTCCCAGGTGGAAGAAAGGCTGAAAATTTTGAGACAGATCTTGGAGGATCTCTCATGAATTATCTCCAGATGCTCGAATACCTTTACAAAGAAAGACCTTCAGGAAAGATCACGCTGGGCCTCGAGAGGATCGCCAG includes:
- the rpoD gene encoding RNA polymerase sigma factor RpoD, whose protein sequence is MVEQEEKALYDEKEEKPAKVLSPEEIEKKIKNLIRLGKRKGFITYDDIDRAFPPDYDGFDSSLIERIYEELEKNKITIQDSEPESLDEIESEVEGISAVEEEGPEVYDNVSLKDPIKMYLREIGKIPLLTPSQERELARRAQMGNERAKKKLIESNLRLVVSIAKRYIGRGLSFLDLIQEGNIGLLKAVEKFDWRKGYKFSTYATWWIRQAITRAIADQARTIRIPVHMVETINKLNRVSREYYQKYGEQPTVEELAKLMNKPVEKIEEVLQASRETVSLESPVGEDEDSVMGDFIADESIASPKKEAMRMLIREELEKVLKTLNPREAMVLKMRYGLLDGKAKTLEEVGQYFNVTRERIRQIEVKALRKLRHPSRSKYLKSLITLLDDHER
- a CDS encoding ribosomal-processing cysteine protease Prp; translation: MIKARFTSVNGHYVSFSFEGHSEFDAKGRDIVCAAVSALAQHTARMLAERCGAIVEKGPARLKVELAQPSEMSDLLIEELYRSVDNIRSQYPQNLSVEVKIDENRHTVVRS
- the rpsI gene encoding 30S ribosomal protein S9, with translation MAVATEQVIYHGVGRRKTSVARVYLKPGNGKLIINDKEYSNAEEYFKDTVRAKHAMEPLVVTNMVGKFDVMINVRGGGLSGQAGAVRLGLARALVQFDENLRPTLREKGMLTRDPRMVERKKYGLKKARRAPQYSKR
- the rplU gene encoding 50S ribosomal protein L21, with the protein product MYAIIETGGKQYRVSEGDIVAVEKLPQAEGEPVVFDRVVHVSTDQGVKIGQPYVEGCSVQGIVMKHEKARKVMSIRYRPKKNVRRRRGHRQWYTLVRIEKINVGEGS
- the dnaG gene encoding DNA primase, producing the protein MVNRDLIERIKKSVDIVELVSQYVSLQKVGSSYRGLCPFHTEKTPSFFVNPDLKLYHCFGCGAAGDAIKFLQEIEHISFQEALERLAKMAGIELKVSSGRSEKDVYVEYLTRVFTEYRKQLEQHRPVVEYLIRRGFSEEEVRSFEFGFSPQNSRIAQRVARAMSLPDEKALQYGLYRPSTGVDLFENRLILPIRDENGKIVALAGRSLDDREPKYMNSPETKFFSKKTVLFMLDKAKKAIKALDFAVICEGYFDALAFHRAGVTNAVAVLGTSLTREHITKLVPLTKNVILSFDNDDAGVKATLRSLKVLLEASFDVAILRLPEKDPDDVYKKYGPEFLKKLLSGSIPFEDYLVEVYEKFFNVSTSAGLEKYIGTLKIWAQILLRDRRMDRYEKLVEAVSKRTRLSTAQVGEMFRLQSKPVTPIVEATLPNEEDYIVYLYITHEELRNEIDEIDPQLLSERTKRLLSFLRENRDLSELDTDLREYAFRVLAKIPEGDPNKMLSDVKRRFARKAVERELSQIDSKLTSCQNDEERSLLLKKRLELVSQLRSLGGDRGGT
- a CDS encoding DUF2059 domain-containing protein codes for the protein MVLAVTLIVAGLGLLIFGARVFFAVLFLAAGLYLIISLLKIRIRNKRRREKELSFLKEQLRDKLSEEDLEWLTSFFTSPTGRKLIVWIEDKHDNTTVRISIPVSLILLLKPFLNSLAPIAARFLNKKIPFSVSEEDLKVAMKLINSCLDEISTYRGDFVLVETETTTVRIGLV
- the rpmA gene encoding 50S ribosomal protein L27 — protein: MKIDIQLFGRRKSGSIGNRDSNPKYLGVKVGDGQLVRAGNIIVRQRGTKIHPGENVGCGRDFTLFALKDGIVKFYERRNRKFVKVIPQEQ
- the rplM gene encoding 50S ribosomal protein L13 — protein: MARPLPIQKTTIVRNAGGKWYLVDASGKVLGRLASQIAKYLMGKNEPTFFPGVDNGNYVVVINADKVVLTGKKLDQKIYYRHSNYPGGLKMQTARQLLQTHPERLIYLAVKRMLPKRALGDRYLKRLKVYASDKHPHEAQKPIPIEI
- a CDS encoding valine--tRNA ligase — translated: MDLGTRYAPETIERKWYEFWLNKGYFTPTGVGEPFVIVIPPPNITGRIHMGHALNITLQDILVRYKRMRGYDTLWVPGEDHAGIATQNAVEKYLASQGLTREQLGREKFLEVVWNWAKKYRKEIRQQIETLGASVDWTRERFTLDEGLSRAVRKVFVELYKRGLIYRGKYMVNWCPRCKTVLADDEVEHEETQGKLYYVKYPLLDSHDYIVVATTRPETMLGDTAVAVNPKDERYKHLVGKKAILPLVGRELQIVADEYVDPAFGTGAVKITPAHDPNDFEVAKRHNLPLVDIFDDNAVVNENGGKYKGLDRYRAREAIVADLEAEGYLLKVENIVHAIGHCYRCETVVEPRLMDQWFVRMKPLAEKAIEAVETGEVKFVPERWKKVYLHWMYNVRDWCISRQLWWGHRIPVWYCEDCGETIVEEEEPKACPRCGSNRLKQDEDVLDTWFSSALWPFSTLGWPEETDDLKRYYPTTVLVTGFDIIFFWVARMIMMGYHFMGEKPFSYVYIHQLIRDKFGRKMSKSLGNGIDPIDMAEKYGTDPVRFTLAILAAQGVDIKLDERYFDTYRKFANKIWNATRFALMNLEGFEPIELDGLDIADRWILSRLQKTTRTVTEALESYDFNVAAKALYDFFWDEFCDWYIECAKPRLSLETRRIVQNVLVKVLDVSFRLLHPFMPFLSEELWQKLPIARESIVIAPWPEVEDNLIDEEAEKSFSTIQQIVRGVRNIRAELNVPPKQPLQLFVVGRPLSNEEELYVKKLAFVEQIEHVPRKPERCATAFVSSEVHVYVNVEGMNIEEEIKRLEKNISKLEEDREWLQRKLSDENFLTRAPEDAINEAKQKLSQVEERLKILRQILEDLS